One genomic region from Thermomicrobiales bacterium encodes:
- the metG gene encoding methionine--tRNA ligase, with product MNETISVFVAWPYVNGDAHLGHIAGAELPPDLFTRYHRLRGNRVLMLSGSDTHGTPITIGAEKVGKTPREYFEYYHRRILESWQKLGLSYDLYTHTDTENHFRVSQDIFKNLHDKEFITLQPVQQLYCEVDKRFLPDRYVEGTCPFCGYTSARGDQCDNCGRTLDATDLIDPRCKLCGSTPVIRDTEHFFFDLPAFESRLLEYINEQKHWRPNVQNFVRNWLQEGLLSRAVSRDIDWGIPVPIEGYEHKIIYVWFEAVIGYLSVSIEWAANSGKPEAWRDWWYDPEARSYYFLGKDNIPFHAIIWPAELLGYDTEMNLPYDIPANEFLNLEGSQLSTSRNWAVWLPDYLERYDPDPLRYYLTAIAPETHDSEFTWSGFVERNNNELVAAWGNLVNRVVSFAHRHWDGVVPTPGELDDRDRQLLATIEAGFATVAGHYERVELREALRQSIALAREVNRYLDETAPWFEVKTDKEAAATSIFVALRAIDSLKIILAPVLPFSSERVHQFLGYDGRLSGEITIAEYQEETRSHEALTYQPLEIETTVDRWKPSELPAGQKIQKPTVLFRKLDDSVVEEEIARLEASVKA from the coding sequence ATGAACGAAACGATCAGCGTCTTCGTTGCTTGGCCGTACGTCAACGGCGATGCCCATCTCGGGCACATCGCCGGTGCCGAGCTGCCGCCTGACCTCTTCACGCGCTACCACCGCCTGCGCGGCAACCGCGTCCTGATGCTCTCCGGCAGCGACACGCACGGTACGCCGATCACCATCGGCGCGGAAAAGGTCGGCAAGACGCCACGCGAGTACTTCGAGTACTACCACCGACGCATTCTCGAGTCGTGGCAGAAGCTGGGACTGTCCTACGATCTCTACACGCACACCGACACCGAAAACCACTTCCGCGTCTCGCAGGACATCTTCAAGAATCTGCACGACAAGGAGTTCATCACGCTGCAACCGGTGCAGCAGTTGTATTGCGAGGTCGACAAGCGCTTCCTGCCCGACCGCTATGTTGAAGGCACGTGCCCCTTCTGCGGCTACACAAGCGCGCGCGGCGACCAGTGCGACAACTGCGGTCGCACGCTCGACGCGACCGACCTGATCGATCCGCGCTGCAAGCTGTGCGGCAGCACGCCGGTGATCCGTGACACCGAACACTTCTTCTTCGATCTCCCGGCATTCGAGTCCCGCCTGCTCGAGTACATCAACGAACAAAAGCACTGGCGGCCAAACGTGCAGAACTTTGTGCGCAACTGGCTCCAGGAGGGATTGCTGTCGCGAGCAGTGTCGCGAGACATTGACTGGGGTATCCCGGTCCCAATCGAAGGCTACGAGCACAAGATCATCTATGTCTGGTTCGAGGCGGTCATCGGCTACCTGTCGGTGTCCATCGAGTGGGCAGCCAACAGTGGCAAGCCGGAGGCCTGGCGCGACTGGTGGTACGACCCGGAGGCGCGCTCATATTACTTTCTTGGCAAGGACAACATCCCGTTTCATGCCATCATCTGGCCGGCCGAGCTGCTTGGGTACGACACCGAGATGAATCTGCCCTACGACATTCCGGCCAACGAGTTCCTCAATCTGGAAGGCAGCCAGTTGAGCACCAGCCGCAACTGGGCCGTCTGGCTGCCGGACTATCTCGAGCGCTATGATCCCGACCCTCTGCGCTACTACCTGACGGCGATTGCTCCCGAGACGCACGATAGCGAATTCACCTGGTCCGGCTTCGTCGAGCGCAACAACAACGAGCTCGTTGCTGCCTGGGGCAACCTGGTGAACCGCGTTGTGTCATTCGCGCATCGGCATTGGGATGGCGTCGTCCCAACGCCGGGCGAGCTGGACGATCGCGATCGTCAGCTGCTGGCCACGATCGAGGCCGGCTTCGCGACGGTTGCCGGTCACTACGAGCGGGTCGAGCTCCGCGAGGCGCTGCGGCAGTCGATTGCGCTCGCTCGCGAGGTCAATCGCTATCTCGACGAAACCGCGCCGTGGTTCGAGGTCAAGACCGACAAGGAAGCGGCTGCGACGAGCATCTTCGTCGCTCTGCGCGCTATCGATTCGTTGAAGATTATTCTCGCGCCAGTCCTGCCGTTCAGTAGCGAGCGCGTCCATCAGTTCCTCGGGTATGACGGCCGGCTGTCCGGAGAGATCACCATCGCGGAGTACCAGGAAGAGACGCGCAGCCACGAAGCGCTGACCTACCAGCCGCTGGAGATCGAAACCACGGTCGATCGCTGGAAGCCGAGCGAGCTCCCGGCCGGGCAGAAGATTCAGAAGCCGACGGTCCTGTTCCGCAAGCTGGACGACTCTGTTGTCGAAGAGGAAATCGCGCGTCTGGAAGCGTCGGTCAAGGCGTAG
- a CDS encoding ABC-2 family transporter protein has translation MTTRLRQDISLYMTLVRSRVRSQAQYRGSFLLLTFVTFLGMATELVALIFLLDTFGDIAGWDIGEIALLYGLAGVAFGISEMIGAGFDMFRDMIRQGELDQLLLRPAGVFTQVMAADFQLRRFSRIGQALVALVLALRWTSIDWTPEKMLYLPLVIASGAVMFLAVFVLGATLCFWTVESVEVINTLTNGGSEMTSYPMSIYHDLMQRFFTFVIPLLFVSYIPALYLLDRPEASDWPRWIPLMPPVAAAGLAGVAYVLWGIGVRHYRSAGS, from the coding sequence ATGACGACGAGACTCCGCCAGGACATCAGCCTCTATATGACGCTCGTGCGCTCGCGCGTGCGCAGTCAGGCGCAGTACCGTGGTTCCTTTCTGCTGCTCACGTTCGTTACGTTCCTCGGTATGGCAACCGAGCTTGTTGCGCTCATCTTCCTGCTCGATACCTTTGGCGACATCGCAGGCTGGGACATTGGCGAGATCGCGCTGCTCTACGGTCTGGCCGGTGTCGCGTTCGGCATCTCCGAAATGATCGGCGCTGGGTTCGACATGTTCCGCGACATGATCCGGCAGGGCGAGCTGGACCAGTTGCTGCTCAGGCCGGCCGGCGTCTTCACGCAGGTGATGGCAGCTGACTTTCAGTTGCGGCGCTTCAGTCGTATCGGTCAGGCATTGGTCGCGCTGGTTCTGGCATTGCGCTGGACCTCAATCGACTGGACACCGGAGAAGATGCTGTACCTCCCGTTGGTGATCGCCAGCGGCGCAGTCATGTTCCTGGCTGTGTTTGTTCTCGGCGCAACACTCTGCTTTTGGACGGTTGAAAGCGTTGAGGTCATCAACACGCTGACGAACGGCGGCTCGGAAATGACCAGCTACCCGATGTCGATCTATCACGACCTGATGCAGCGCTTCTTCACCTTCGTGATTCCGCTGTTGTTCGTGTCCTACATCCCGGCGTTGTATCTGCTCGACCGCCCCGAGGCGAGCGATTGGCCGCGCTGGATTCCGCTGATGCCGCCGGTCGCTGCGGCGGGGCTGGCTGGTGTTGCCTACGTCCTCTGGGGCATTGGTGTGCGGCATTATCGCAGTGCAGGGAGCTGA
- a CDS encoding ATP-binding cassette domain-containing protein, with protein MTGTATIVVEDLQRTFTVRKRNTDSGALRRVLTRSTKVVQAVADISFAIPRGDIVGYVGPNGAGKSTTIKMLTGILVPTSGSVRVLDLVPWQQRRQLASHIGVVFGQRTQLWWDLPLIESLELLRHVYRVPAQRFAENLARFRAILELDPFLDTPVRQLSLGQRMRGDLAAALLHDPEILYLDEPTIGLDVVAKARIREFLQLVNRDRGVTVLLTTHDMSDIAHLCRRMMIIDHGRLIYDGSVSEIRDRFGTARTLVIDLEYAPDEPISLDHACEVRADGPRRWIQFRRDEATAAELIAEISRRHPVRDLTIEEPEIEGIVRQIYEDGFESLTPASRRSW; from the coding sequence ATGACAGGAACTGCGACCATCGTTGTCGAAGACTTGCAGCGCACGTTTACGGTACGCAAGCGCAATACCGACTCGGGTGCGCTGCGTCGCGTTCTCACACGCAGCACCAAGGTCGTGCAGGCAGTTGCTGATATCTCGTTTGCGATTCCGCGTGGCGACATCGTCGGTTATGTCGGCCCGAACGGGGCTGGCAAGAGCACGACGATCAAGATGCTGACTGGCATCCTCGTGCCGACGAGCGGCTCGGTGCGCGTGCTTGACCTGGTTCCGTGGCAGCAGCGCCGCCAATTGGCGTCACACATCGGCGTCGTGTTCGGCCAGCGTACGCAACTGTGGTGGGACCTGCCGCTGATCGAGTCGCTGGAACTCCTGCGGCACGTCTACCGAGTCCCGGCCCAGCGCTTCGCCGAGAATCTGGCTCGGTTTCGCGCGATCCTCGAGCTTGATCCGTTCCTCGATACGCCAGTTCGGCAGCTCAGCCTCGGGCAACGGATGCGTGGCGACTTGGCGGCTGCGCTTTTGCACGATCCCGAGATTCTCTATCTCGACGAGCCGACGATCGGATTGGACGTCGTCGCCAAGGCGCGCATCCGCGAGTTCCTGCAACTGGTCAACCGGGATCGCGGCGTGACGGTGCTGCTGACAACGCACGATATGTCAGATATTGCCCACCTCTGTCGCCGGATGATGATCATTGACCACGGACGATTGATTTACGACGGCAGCGTCAGCGAGATTCGCGATCGTTTCGGCACCGCTCGAACGCTCGTAATTGACCTTGAATATGCGCCGGACGAACCGATCAGCCTGGATCACGCCTGTGAAGTACGCGCAGACGGACCACGTCGCTGGATACAGTTTCGCCGCGACGAGGCAACTGCTGCCGAACTCATCGCCGAGATTTCGCGCCGCCACCCAGTGCGCGACCTGACCATTGAGGAGCCAGAGATCGAAGGCATCGTCCGTCAGATTTATGAAGACGGATTTGAATCGCTGACACCTGCATCACGCCGGAGCTGGTGA
- a CDS encoding methyltransferase domain-containing protein, which produces MSITTSNAQVDPSEPHEATPSARDWAELSNRVALQEVDVSLPGSGVAYTIWKPDDMDRLLDAVQNDPEQNLPYWAEVWPSGVALAAEIVAEPGVLAGSRVFEIGSGIGITAIAALATGADLTVADYADDALTLCSENTRRNAGRQPVAIQCNWREPGSALGGLAPFPVVLAADVLYESRDVEPLLSLLDTLVAADGLLWLAEPGRAAAKRFLALLLERSWVDQSTTHDGPWLDPEDAGTIVTVHQLRRDAGVSDSNPSS; this is translated from the coding sequence ATGAGCATCACAACTAGCAACGCACAGGTCGACCCGTCCGAACCACACGAAGCGACACCGAGCGCACGAGACTGGGCTGAACTCAGCAACCGGGTCGCGCTGCAGGAGGTTGATGTCTCACTGCCGGGGAGTGGAGTCGCCTACACGATCTGGAAGCCGGATGACATGGACCGACTCCTTGACGCTGTCCAGAACGATCCGGAGCAGAATCTGCCGTACTGGGCTGAGGTGTGGCCCAGCGGCGTCGCGCTGGCCGCTGAGATTGTTGCGGAGCCGGGCGTGCTGGCGGGGTCTCGCGTGTTCGAGATCGGCTCCGGAATCGGCATCACGGCGATTGCGGCGTTGGCAACAGGGGCCGACCTGACCGTCGCCGACTACGCCGATGACGCGTTAACCCTGTGCAGTGAGAACACGCGCCGGAATGCTGGACGCCAGCCGGTCGCGATTCAATGCAACTGGCGCGAACCGGGCAGCGCGCTTGGCGGACTCGCGCCGTTTCCGGTCGTGCTCGCCGCAGATGTGCTCTACGAATCGCGCGACGTCGAGCCGTTGCTGTCGCTGCTCGACACGCTCGTGGCAGCAGACGGACTGCTCTGGCTAGCTGAGCCGGGACGTGCTGCAGCCAAGCGGTTTCTCGCACTCCTGCTGGAGCGCAGCTGGGTAGATCAGTCGACGACGCACGACGGCCCGTGGCTCGACCCGGAAGATGCCGGGACGATCGTCACCGTTCACCAGCTCCGGCGTGATGCAGGTGTCAGCGATTCAAATCCGTCTTCATAA
- a CDS encoding energy-coupling factor transporter transmembrane protein EcfT, which produces MTASALEFYVPGTSWLHRMDPRVKLFVALLSGVVTFFWINLPLLVLALILVHVVLLASGYPWERLATAWRAISLLLVLIVLVWPLFDHTGDVILTLGPIDITDHGLLRGVANALRIAVINFLFVLWIGTTDARDLVRGFVRLGLPFRWGMALTIALRFIPTYAGTWATITDAQQARGLVLEGWWMRRARQMLPILVAALVSALRTSEQLAMTLESRGFGASRTRTVLRDIQMRSVDWLVLAVTVVLAALLIWQTLFNGFGQSLFALFA; this is translated from the coding sequence ATGACCGCCTCTGCGCTTGAGTTCTACGTTCCCGGCACATCGTGGCTCCATCGCATGGATCCGCGCGTCAAGCTCTTCGTCGCGTTGCTCTCCGGCGTTGTCACGTTCTTCTGGATCAATCTCCCGCTTCTCGTGCTGGCGCTGATACTAGTACATGTTGTCCTGCTGGCATCTGGCTATCCCTGGGAGCGTCTGGCGACGGCCTGGCGGGCGATCTCGCTGCTGCTCGTCTTGATCGTCCTCGTCTGGCCACTGTTCGATCACACCGGCGATGTCATCCTGACGCTCGGCCCGATCGACATCACCGACCACGGGCTACTTCGTGGCGTTGCCAACGCGCTGCGGATAGCTGTCATTAACTTCTTGTTTGTGCTGTGGATCGGAACGACCGACGCGCGCGACCTCGTTCGTGGCTTCGTTCGGCTGGGGTTGCCGTTCCGCTGGGGCATGGCGCTGACGATTGCGTTGCGGTTCATCCCGACCTACGCAGGTACCTGGGCGACGATCACCGATGCGCAGCAAGCTCGTGGGCTCGTGCTCGAAGGCTGGTGGATGCGGCGGGCGCGACAGATGCTACCGATCCTTGTTGCGGCGCTTGTCAGCGCGCTGCGCACCAGCGAGCAACTGGCGATGACGCTGGAGTCGCGCGGCTTTGGAGCGAGCCGCACACGGACAGTCTTGCGCGATATCCAGATGCGCTCTGTCGACTGGCTCGTGCTGGCCGTCACGGTCGTCCTCGCCGCACTTCTGATCTGGCAAACGCTTTTCAACGGATTTGGGCAGTCGCTTTTCGCGCTGTTTGCATGA
- a CDS encoding energy-coupling factor ABC transporter ATP-binding protein — protein MSDARIKVEHVSFAYSVAGQPDHLALNDVSLRIDPGKLVAIAGRNGSGKSTLARHLNGLLKPDAGSVTVDGTDTRTESVGRLAARIGYVFQNPDHQLFLPSVRKEVEWGPSRLGLTGAALNDRVDDTLTRFGLADVAGRHPASLGRGLRRLTALAAVMAMDPGAIVLDEPTGGLDLRLTTALMTMLQSLTAEGRSVILITHEMRLVAEYAQRLVVLSQGRIVADGPPSSLFADQDLMTAASLAAPEAARIAQSLEPYGVPRGVTTSDGVVAAVADLLARER, from the coding sequence GTGAGCGACGCCCGGATCAAGGTCGAACACGTCTCGTTCGCATACTCCGTCGCCGGCCAGCCCGACCATCTGGCGCTCAATGATGTGTCGCTGCGGATTGATCCGGGGAAACTGGTGGCGATCGCCGGCCGCAACGGCTCGGGCAAGTCAACGCTGGCGCGGCACCTGAACGGCTTGCTGAAGCCGGATGCCGGGAGCGTGACCGTCGACGGAACGGATACACGCACCGAGTCGGTCGGTCGATTGGCAGCGCGCATCGGTTACGTCTTTCAGAATCCCGATCACCAGCTGTTTCTCCCCTCTGTTCGCAAGGAGGTTGAGTGGGGGCCGAGTCGCCTCGGGCTAACTGGAGCAGCACTCAACGATCGCGTCGACGACACGCTTACGCGATTTGGGCTGGCTGACGTTGCCGGGCGACATCCGGCGTCGCTCGGGCGCGGACTTCGTCGGCTCACTGCCTTGGCGGCTGTGATGGCGATGGATCCGGGAGCGATCGTGCTGGACGAGCCAACTGGCGGGCTGGACCTGCGTCTGACGACTGCGTTGATGACGATGCTCCAGTCGCTCACAGCCGAAGGACGATCAGTCATCCTCATTACGCACGAGATGCGTCTGGTCGCTGAATACGCGCAGCGCCTGGTTGTGCTCAGTCAAGGGCGGATCGTCGCCGACGGACCGCCGAGCAGCCTGTTTGCAGATCAAGATCTGATGACCGCCGCCAGCCTGGCCGCGCCGGAGGCCGCGCGCATCGCACAGTCACTTGAGCCGTACGGCGTGCCGCGTGGAGTCACGACGAGCGACGGTGTTGTTGCGGCTGTTGCCGATCTGCTGGCGAGGGAACGATGA
- a CDS encoding ATP-binding cassette domain-containing protein, whose translation MPETIAVRIDNLHYRYPAFDDSADDEAAWALEGVSLEVREGELLGVTGTTGSGKTSLCLALNGIVPQQTGGTIRGDVWIGEWNTKRVPIPQLSTRVGVVFQDPEANLLGLTVEDELAFGPENLGVAPEEIEQRITWALDVVDMADARFRSVQQLSGGQKQRVGIAGVLTMRPDIIVLDEPTAELDPAGRREITKVIADLRQRDAHVTVILVERDPEVLARLADRIAVLDSAAIVTVTDPASLYRNPEPLIERGIDVPAAASIAAGLRSAAGEPLEFIESDAAVRSLSSLLTSATRS comes from the coding sequence GTGCCCGAAACGATTGCCGTCCGAATCGACAACCTGCACTATCGCTATCCGGCGTTCGATGACAGCGCCGACGACGAGGCTGCCTGGGCGCTCGAAGGTGTCTCGCTGGAGGTGCGCGAAGGGGAGCTGCTTGGTGTGACCGGCACGACCGGCAGCGGCAAGACCTCTCTGTGCCTGGCTCTGAATGGCATCGTGCCACAACAGACTGGGGGCACGATTCGTGGCGATGTCTGGATCGGTGAGTGGAACACGAAGCGCGTGCCCATCCCGCAACTCTCGACACGCGTCGGCGTCGTGTTTCAGGACCCGGAGGCGAACCTGCTCGGGCTGACTGTTGAGGATGAGCTTGCATTCGGTCCGGAGAATCTCGGCGTTGCGCCAGAAGAAATCGAGCAACGGATCACCTGGGCGCTGGATGTCGTCGACATGGCTGACGCCCGATTCCGCTCGGTCCAGCAGCTGTCGGGGGGCCAGAAGCAGCGCGTCGGAATCGCGGGAGTACTCACGATGCGACCGGACATCATCGTTCTCGATGAACCGACCGCCGAGCTGGATCCAGCCGGCCGACGGGAGATCACGAAGGTCATTGCAGATCTGCGACAGCGCGACGCGCACGTCACCGTCATCCTGGTCGAACGCGACCCGGAGGTGCTCGCACGCCTCGCCGACCGCATAGCCGTGCTGGACAGCGCTGCCATCGTCACCGTCACGGACCCCGCCAGCCTGTATCGAAATCCGGAGCCGCTGATCGAACGCGGCATAGACGTGCCGGCTGCGGCGAGCATCGCGGCCGGGCTTCGATCTGCAGCAGGCGAGCCACTTGAGTTCATCGAGAGCGACGCGGCAGTCCGCTCGTTGTCGTCGCTGTTGACATCGGCGACGCGATCGTGA
- a CDS encoding ECF transporter S component, with protein sequence MSIDKSSGSKKDAPKNVSVSDIGGVDVRLIAAAAVMIAVVFVMTRVVQITIGPGGYIHFGDIALYVAAFLFGPIVGAVAGGTGTALADLSSGFGAWAPGTFIIHGLQALVAGLIAWRGGLARTILAVIVGGAIVVVGYFLYQWILISAGSFNSFQADEGKSAFATAAAAVWPNTFQVLIAAIVAVPLIIAIRQAYPPVRRWGAGPSWVEE encoded by the coding sequence GTGAGCATCGACAAGTCCAGCGGCTCCAAGAAGGACGCGCCGAAGAACGTCAGTGTCAGCGACATCGGGGGCGTTGATGTCCGGCTGATTGCTGCGGCGGCAGTCATGATCGCGGTCGTCTTCGTCATGACCCGCGTTGTCCAGATCACGATTGGCCCGGGCGGCTACATCCACTTCGGTGACATTGCGCTGTATGTAGCAGCGTTCCTCTTCGGCCCGATCGTCGGCGCGGTCGCAGGCGGGACCGGCACGGCATTGGCCGATCTGTCGAGCGGCTTCGGCGCGTGGGCACCCGGCACGTTCATCATCCACGGGTTGCAGGCGCTCGTCGCCGGTCTGATCGCCTGGCGCGGCGGACTGGCACGCACAATCCTGGCAGTGATCGTTGGCGGCGCAATCGTCGTCGTCGGCTACTTCCTGTATCAGTGGATCCTGATCTCAGCCGGATCGTTCAACTCGTTCCAGGCAGATGAGGGCAAGTCGGCTTTTGCTACGGCAGCCGCCGCTGTCTGGCCGAACACCTTCCAGGTGCTGATCGCAGCGATCGTCGCGGTCCCGCTCATCATCGCGATCCGCCAGGCCTACCCGCCGGTTCGCCGCTGGGGTGCCGGGCCGAGCTGGGTCGAGGAGTAG
- a CDS encoding CsbD family protein, which produces MSGTNDKVSGKFDELKGKAKQAAGDLTDNEELRDEGKLDEAKGEGKQFLGKVKDAVEDAKDAVEDVFKRDKDN; this is translated from the coding sequence ATGTCAGGAACGAACGACAAAGTATCAGGCAAGTTCGACGAGCTCAAAGGCAAGGCCAAGCAGGCTGCCGGTGATCTCACCGACAACGAAGAGCTGCGTGACGAGGGCAAGCTGGACGAAGCCAAGGGCGAAGGCAAGCAGTTCCTTGGCAAGGTGAAGGACGCTGTCGAAGACGCCAAGGACGCCGTCGAAGACGTGTTCAAGCGCGACAAGGACAACTAG
- the ybaK gene encoding Cys-tRNA(Pro) deacylase, giving the protein MKRSASTPAIAELQRADVSFTVSEYDVERTESDWGAQAARTLNIDPARVFKTLVVELDGRRLAVVVVPADARFRARSVAAVFGAREAQLANQKDAERATGYVIGGISPLGQRRKLQIAIDESALEFTTICISAGRRGLEIELAPNDLVTLTGAQVGPLT; this is encoded by the coding sequence GTGAAGCGCAGTGCGTCAACACCTGCAATCGCGGAGCTACAGCGTGCCGACGTGTCGTTCACAGTCTCTGAATATGACGTTGAGCGTACCGAGTCCGACTGGGGAGCGCAGGCGGCACGCACGCTGAACATCGATCCGGCGCGAGTGTTCAAGACGCTCGTCGTCGAGCTGGACGGACGGCGGCTGGCGGTTGTTGTTGTTCCGGCGGACGCGCGCTTTCGCGCCAGGTCAGTGGCAGCGGTCTTCGGTGCGCGCGAAGCTCAGCTCGCAAATCAGAAGGATGCCGAGCGAGCGACCGGCTACGTGATCGGCGGGATCAGCCCGCTTGGACAACGACGCAAGCTGCAGATAGCCATCGACGAATCGGCGTTGGAATTCACGACGATTTGTATCAGCGCTGGTCGGCGCGGCTTGGAGATCGAGCTGGCTCCGAACGACCTGGTCACGCTCACTGGCGCGCAGGTCGGCCCACTTACCTGA
- a CDS encoding AMP-binding protein: protein MNYVVSAVDRHCAARGSETALIWEGDDGATRSLTFDDLAQQVNRTANGLRSIGIGKGDRVGIYLPMIVEAAVVTLACSRIGAVYVPMFSGYGADAVATRLSDAEAQVLITADGFYRRGSVVRMKETADAALAEAPLVKQVVVVRRTGHDVPWTDGRDIWWDDVLDSQADTCDPEDTAADDPYMIIYTSGTTGKPKGAVHVHSGFPIKAAQDLAFCFDVHEGDRLFWVTDLGWMMGPWAVAGGLIAGASVVLYEGTPDYPEPDRLWQVVERHEATILGISPTLIRALMGRGDEWVTRHELPTLSTLGSTGEPWNPGPWLWTFNNVGKGRCPIVNYSGGTEISGGIVSSTTIHPQKPCSFNGAVPGVPADVVDEEGRSVRNAVGELIIRGPWVGMTNGFWRDDERYEATYWSKMPGAWVHGDWAMVDDDGFWYILGRSDDTLNIAGKRIGPAELESAAVAHPLVQEAAAIGVPHEIKGEAIVVFVILTPGAEESDSLRAEIRATVAEHVGKPLQPDRVLFVDDLPKTRNAKIMRRVIRGRYLELEDLGDLSSLENVAAVDGIGSAR from the coding sequence ATGAACTATGTGGTGTCGGCGGTTGACCGCCATTGTGCGGCACGCGGCAGTGAGACGGCGCTCATCTGGGAAGGCGACGATGGCGCGACCCGCTCGCTGACATTCGATGATCTGGCCCAACAGGTAAACCGTACTGCCAATGGTCTGCGGTCGATCGGCATTGGCAAGGGCGATCGCGTCGGCATCTATCTGCCGATGATCGTTGAGGCCGCAGTCGTGACGCTGGCTTGCAGTCGGATCGGCGCGGTCTATGTGCCGATGTTCTCAGGGTATGGCGCGGATGCCGTGGCGACGCGATTGAGCGACGCCGAGGCGCAGGTGCTCATTACCGCCGATGGGTTTTACCGGCGCGGCTCGGTGGTGCGAATGAAGGAGACGGCGGACGCAGCGCTGGCCGAAGCACCGTTGGTGAAGCAGGTTGTTGTCGTCCGGCGTACTGGTCACGACGTGCCGTGGACGGATGGGCGCGACATCTGGTGGGATGATGTGCTCGATTCGCAGGCAGACACCTGCGACCCGGAAGATACAGCCGCGGACGATCCCTACATGATCATCTACACCTCCGGCACGACCGGCAAACCGAAGGGTGCTGTTCACGTGCATTCCGGTTTCCCGATCAAGGCAGCGCAGGATCTCGCCTTCTGCTTCGATGTGCACGAGGGCGACCGGCTGTTCTGGGTGACCGATCTGGGCTGGATGATGGGGCCGTGGGCGGTTGCCGGCGGACTGATCGCCGGGGCGTCGGTCGTTCTCTACGAGGGTACGCCCGACTATCCCGAGCCGGATCGTCTCTGGCAGGTCGTTGAGCGCCACGAGGCGACCATTCTCGGCATCTCTCCAACACTCATTCGGGCGCTGATGGGACGCGGCGACGAGTGGGTCACGCGTCACGAGCTGCCGACGTTGAGTACGCTGGGATCGACCGGCGAGCCGTGGAATCCGGGACCATGGCTCTGGACGTTCAACAACGTTGGCAAGGGGCGCTGCCCAATTGTGAACTATTCCGGCGGGACGGAGATCAGCGGCGGCATCGTTTCCTCAACGACGATCCATCCGCAGAAGCCCTGCTCGTTCAACGGTGCTGTCCCGGGAGTCCCTGCCGATGTCGTTGACGAAGAAGGGCGCTCGGTGCGCAACGCCGTCGGCGAGCTCATCATTCGCGGCCCGTGGGTCGGCATGACCAACGGTTTCTGGCGCGATGATGAACGGTATGAAGCGACATACTGGTCGAAGATGCCCGGCGCGTGGGTCCACGGCGATTGGGCAATGGTCGACGACGACGGCTTCTGGTACATCCTCGGCCGCTCGGACGACACCCTCAACATCGCCGGGAAGCGCATTGGGCCAGCTGAGCTCGAATCGGCGGCTGTCGCGCATCCTCTGGTGCAAGAGGCCGCCGCCATCGGCGTGCCTCACGAGATCAAGGGCGAAGCGATTGTCGTGTTTGTCATCCTTACACCGGGCGCTGAGGAGTCTGATAGCCTGCGGGCTGAGATCAGAGCAACAGTTGCGGAGCATGTTGGCAAGCCGCTGCAACCTGATCGCGTGCTCTTTGTGGACGACCTGCCAAAGACGCGCAATGCCAAGATCATGCGGCGCGTCATTCGCGGTCGCTATCTGGAGTTGGAAGACCTCGGCGACCTGTCGTCGCTAGAGAACGTGGCCGCTGTCGATGGCATCGGCAGCGCCCGCTAG